The nucleotide window GTCGATGAAGTTTTCATTGGTTCGTGCATGACCAACATTGGTCACTTCCGTGCAGCAGGCAAATTGTTAGAGAAAAACTCTGACCCATTAAACACGCGTTTGTGGATTGCACCACCAACGAAAATGGATAAAACCCAGCTGGAAGCCGAAGGCTATTATGACATTTATGAGCGTAACGGCGTTCGTACGGAAATGCCGGGCTGTTCACTGTGTATGGGTAACCAGGCACGGGTAGAACCAGGCGCAACGGTATTGTCTACCTCAACGCGTAACTTCCCGAACCGCCTGGGTGATGGCGCAAACGTTTACCTGACTTCTGCAGAGCTTGCAGCTGTCGGTGCTATCGTTGGTCGCCTGCCAACTCCGGAAGAATACATGGAGTACGCACAGGACATCAATTCGATGGCTGGCGAAGTCTACAAATATCTGAACTTCGACCAGATGGATGCCTTCCGCGACGCAGAAAAAGCGGCCAAGGAAAACATCATCCCAACCATCAACGTGGCTTAATGATGGGGAATGGAAACATAATGACCGGTAACAGGAAGACGCCTGCAAGTACGTCCCTGTAAGGCTTGGCTGGCGCCATCCATGGCGCCAGACACTTCCTGTTACCGGCCACAATGTGTTTTCATTCCCATATAAGTTTACCTAAAACCGCTTCGGCGGTTTTTTTGTGCCTAATTTTCGGGTCGTTTCTTAATGGACTATACTTTAGTTTGTCTGGCAGGAGTTAATTATGCAGATAAAAACTATCCATCATATTAAGCAAAACACAGCATCACTAAATGCCGAAGAAGCTATTGCCACACTTAAGCTAATGAATCTAGCTGAGCGGGATATCCGAAACCAGAACTTGCTGTCTCTTAGTGAAGCAAAAGAAAGATTAGGGTGTGAGGTTGGAACAAAGAAGTTTGAGCCTTAAAAATAGGCTGATTTAGGCAGTGAATAATGAGTGCGCCGATGGTTATAAGGGCTTTTCAGGAGGTGTGCAGCGCCAAGGATGGCGCTGCTCAAACCCTACAGGGAAGTACTTGCGGGCGTCCTCCGGAAAAGCCCTTGTAACCTCAGCACTCATGGTTCAATGCCGTTATTTCTGCTCAGCAATCCAGTTGTTGATGTGCTGCTCGAGTACTTTCAGTGGTACGCTGCCGTTTTCCAGTACCGCATCGTGGAATTCACGAATATCGAACTTATTACCCAGCTGTTGCTCGGCTTCTGCACGCAAACGCTTAATGGTCAGTTCGCCCAGCTTGTACGAAAGGGCTTGTGCAGGCCAGGTAATGTAACGGTCAATTTCGGTTTTCACATTATGAAGTGACAACGCAGTATTATTGGCCATAAACTCCATTGCTCGCTCACGGCTCCAGCCTTTGGCATGCATACCGGTATCCACCACTAAGCGCGCCGCACGCCACATTTCGTAGCTTAAACGACCAAAGTTGCTGTAAGGGTCTTCATAGAAACCGGCTTCCAGACCCAGGTACTCAGAGTACAAACCCCAGCCTTCACCAAAAGCGGAAATATAAGTTTGCTGGCGGTATTCCGGTAAGTCTTTCAGTTCGTTCGCTATAGCGCTTTGTAAATGGTGTCCCGGTACTGCTTCGTGCAGAGTTAAGGCTTCCATCTGGTAAAGCGGACGGCGGTCCAGCGCGTAGGTATTTACCCAGTAGAATCCCGCGCGGTCATCCCGGCTTGAACCTGAATAACGGCCGGTTGTGTATTTGGGGGCGATCTCAGCAGGTACCGGTGCTATACCGTAAGGCTGGCGGGGTAAGGTTTTAAACAGTTTTGGAAGTTCACCGTCCATTTTCTTCGCTATCCAGGCGGCATACTCCAATAACTCTTCTGCAGTTTCCGGGTAAAACTGGTCATCTGTACGTAAAAAGTCGACAAACTCGTCAAAGTTACCGTCAAAACCGGTTTCCTCAATAACTTCCAGCATCTCGCCGCGAATACGAGCAACTTCCTGCAATCCAATTTCATGGATTTCGTCAGCGCTCATATCAAGCGTGGTGTAATGTTTAATTCTGTTCTGGTAGAAAGCATCGCCGTTTGGTAGCTCGCTGGCACCAACACTCTCACGAGAGTTCGGCAGATACTCTGTGACCATAAAGTTAAAGTAGTCGTCATACGCCGGCATAACTTGCTGATCAATAGCGGTTAACGCATCTTCTTTTAGCTGCTTCCACTGCTGGTCATTAATAAAACCCGGTTGATCAGAAAATGGCGAGAAATACACGCTTTGGTCGGCATCTTGTACAATGTAGGCCAGTATGCTTTCTTCAAAGCCAGCCATAGCAGCGGCTGGTTGCGTATAACCTTCCTCTATCGCTTTACGTAACCAATGCGTTTGTTGTTCCATATAACGTGGAATTGAACGCAGTTTCGCAATGTAATTTTGATAGTCCTCAGCTGAAGAGAACGAAGTGTACGATGGCATAAAAGCTAAAGAACTGTGGAAGCTTCCTTCTGCCGTTAATGGCATGTAGTGTGCTTTAAAACGATACTCATCCACTTTGTTTTTTAACGTATAATGGATCATCGCATGATTGATTTGGTCATCCCGGCTAAGCGCGTTAAGGTTAACGGCGTTAAGCTGTTCGAGCCACTTTGAGCGTTGTTGGTAGCGTTTTTCTAACGCTTCCGGTGACATATCGGTCAGCTCAGTATCGCTGGACTTATTCAGTTCTTCCCAGATAGTGTCAGCCAGTTGATGAAACTCAGCAGCAGCACTTTGTTGTTGTGTGCTGCTACGCTGGGTTTGGTTATCAGCTGTGGTGGTGCAGGCTGTAACGCCCAGCAAACCAAAAATAAGTATCAGATTACGCATGATTTTTCCTTGCGGTGTCATAACGAATACAGGCATTCTATAATGCCTCTTGCGCTAATTAATGTAAAAGCGAATAGAACGAACCCACAAAAATAACAGTTAAACGGGAGAATAGGGTGGATAAAGCTCAGTCAGGAGTCTACGCGGAACCTAATCTGCATGGTCTGACGTTGTTTTGTCACGTCATGAGCGACGACGTAGAAAGTTTACGTCGCAAGTTAGCTCGTTTTCCAGCTATTTTACGCGATCTTGACGCCCGTTTCTCTGAAGGCATGTTAACAGGCTTTGTTGGGATAGGGGCAGACTACTGGGATATTCTCTATCCCCATAAGCGACCGCTACACTTGCAGGCTTTTCCTGAGCTTAGCGATGGAGACCGTGAAGCACCTAGACACCCCTATGATCTTGTCATACAAATTCGCTGTGACCGTTTCGATGCTAACTATCTGGCCGGGCGCACGCTGATGGAATGGTTCGGCTACGACATTGAAGTGGCTGAACAAATCCGTTCCTTCCGTTATCTGGACGGCCGCGACTTAACCGGCTTTATAGATGCACCGGATAACCCGCGGGGGATGCGTAAGCGTAAAGTCGCGTTAGTTGACGTACAGGACGACGCCGACTTTGTCGACGGCAGCTACTTATTCGTGCAGAAGTTTCGGCATGACTTGCGTCGTTGGGACTATTTAGGCCCGGAAACGCAGGAGCAGTTAATGGGGCGTGAGAAAGTATCCGGTGAACGTCTATCAGAAGCCAAAATAGAAGGTGTCACTCACGCCGCGAAAAGTCGTTTAATTGACAGTAGCGAACAGCCCATCCCACTATTACGGCAGAATATGCCGTGGGGCGACTTGCGCGAACAGGGGCTTCTGGCCATGTATTTTAGCCATTCGCCTAAAAGGGTTGTCCAGTGGCTAAAGAACCGTTATTACGCCGACGAACAAGGGGCTTACGACCCCTTACTTGATTACTCACAAGCCGTATCCAGCTCCGGTTTTTTTGTTCCTTCAATGCGCTTTATGGAAGCGAACAAAGAAGTTGCCGAAGACATAGTGGACTATGAAGAGGGCAGCACCGCCTGATTTGCGAACAGCTCACGTACTTTTCGCAGAGTGAATTCAATATCAGCCACTTTAAGCGGTGCAATAAAAATCGTGTCGTCGCCGGCAATAGTGCCTAGCACGCCTTCTTTTTTACCGACGGAATCCAGCAACCGGGCAATTAACTGGGCAGCCCCCGGACTTGTGCGAATAATGACCATTACATCATTATGCTGAATATCCAGTACAAGCTGGCTTAATGGCGCCCGGGTGGAAGGCACGGCTAAATCAGGTGGTAAACAGTAAACCATTTCCTGCTTTGCATTGCGGGTACGAACCGCTCCTTGCTTACTCAACATGCGCGACACTTTAGACTGACTAATGTTATCAAAGCCCTCGGCTTTCAAGGCATTAACAATTTCTCCCTGCGAGCCGTACCGCTCTTCGCGGAGCAAGGTTTTAAAAGCTTCGAGTAACGTGTCCTGCACCATTTGAGTGTCAAATTCCTATGCTGTTTCCATGCTATAATTATGGACAGTGTACTGCATAAAGATGCGCTATTCGAGTGCTGAATATGTATCGGGCAAAGTTGTATTTTTACTGATATAAGAGTACAGTTTTGCCCCAAATCCTGCATTTTTAAGCAGTTTAAATTGACCAACAAAAACGGAGTCTGAGATGAAAGTAGCCGTATTAGGTGCGGCCGGTGGTATCGGCCAGGCATTGTCATTGCTTCTGAAAACCCAATTACCAGCAGGTTCAGAATTGTCGTTGTATGACGTTGCGCCAGTAGTTCCAGGTGTGGCGGTTGACTTAAGTCATATCCCTACCGACGTGAAAGTAACAGGCTTCGGTAAAGACGACTTAGCATCAGCATTAGTGGGCAGCGACATTGTATTAATTCCTGCCGGCGTACCACGTAAGCCAGGTATGGATCGCTCTGACCTGTTCAACATGAACGCAGGCATCGTTAAAAACTTAGTACAGGGCGTAGCAGACAACTGCCCTGACGCCTGCGTTGGTATCATTACGAACCCAGTAAACACCACCGTTCCAATCGCTGCTGAAGTACTGAAGCAAGCGGGTTGCTACGACAAGCGTAAGCTGTTCGGTGTTACCACACTTGACGTTATTCGTTCAGAAGCCTTTGTAGGCGAACTGCGTGGTCTGAACCCAGAAAACGTAGAAGTTCCGGTAATTGGCGGTCACAGTGGTACAACTATTCTGCCATTGCTGTCTCAGGTGGAAGGCGTTGAGTTCACTGAACAAGAAATCAAAGACTTAACTCACCGTATCCAGAATGCCGGTACTGAAGTTGTCGAAGCTAAAGCTGGCGGCGGTTCAGCAACCCTGTCTATGGGTCAGGCAGCAGCACGCTTTGCCCTGTCACTGCTGAAAGGCCTACAAGGTCAGGACACTATTGAATGCACCTACGTAGAAGGCCCTGGCGACAACGCTAAGTTCTTCGCACAGCCAGTACGCTTAGGCAAAAATGGCGCCGAAGAAATTCTGTCTTACGGCAAGCTAAGTGAATTCGAACAAAAATGCATGGACGACATGCTAGATGGACTGAAAGGCGACATCCAAACTGGCATCGACTTCGCCAGCTAAGCTGAAAAAACTTTCAGTAATCCGCTTTTGAAAATATTGGGGCGGCTATTACAGGAGACGCTACAAGCTCATCCATGAGCGCTCGACGAAGGCCGTCCCTGGCCTTCGACGCTCCTGTAATAGCCGCCCCAACATTTCCACGCTATTTGCTGAAAGTTATCTCAGCACTTTCTCCAGATAATCCTGCAACGGCTTTTCGCCAATATTGACCTTCCCCAATATTTTTCCAGCTAGACGTACGCTCAAATATTCCAATTGATACACAGCGTTAGTTTTTTAATTATCAGGCTAGAAGATGCTTAAAAGGGGCAGGCTGTTGGATTGCGAGCGTTACGAGTGTTGAAGATTTCTCTGGCGGAGTGTAGAAGGCCATGGATGGCGATGCTAAATGGAAATGCCTAAAGCGGGAAGGGTTCTGTTTCGGAGGTGTGTAGCGCCATGGATGGCGCTACACAAGCCCTACAGGGATGTATTCACGGGCGTCCTCCGAAACAGAACCCGATCCCCCCAAGGCATTTCCTTCCTCTAAGCTACCCGGTCGACTGCCAGGTGGGTTAGAGTGAGCAGGGCTTGTTTGTAGTCGGAGTCCGGCAGTTCGCTTAGGGACTCGCGCGCTTGTTCGGCGGCTTCTAAAGCTTTGTCGCGAGTGTATTGCAATGCACCGGTGCGCTCCATTGCAGTTAGCACGGTTTGTAAGTGCTCACGTCCGTCACCTTGTTCAATGGCTTCGCGAATCAGCTTTTGTTCTACTTCGTTGCCGTGCCACATGGCGTACAATAACGGCAGTGTCGGCTTACCTTCTGCTAGGTCATCACCGGCGTTTTTGCCCATCGATTCGCTGTCCGCGGTGTAATCCAGTAGGTCGTCCACCAACTGAAATGCGGTACCCAAATAACGACCGTAATCGGCCAGTTGCTGCGTTACTTTTTCGTTTTGTGCGGTTAATACGCCGGCCAGCTCTGTTGCAGCTTCAAACAGCTTGGCGGTTTTACCGTAAATGACATTAAAGTAACTGGCTTCTGAGGTATCGGGGTCGTTACAGTTCATTAACTGCAGCACTTCACCTTCAGAAATAACGTTGGTGGCATCCGCTAAAATACGCAGTATCCGCAGGGAGTCTAAGTCGACCATTAACTGAAAAGCGCGGGTATAAAGGAAGTCACCAACCAGAACGCTGGCCTCATTACCAAACACTGCGTTGGCGGTTTTACGTCCGCGGCGCAGTTCCGACTCATCGACGACATCGTCGTGCAGCAGGGTCGCGGTATGAATAAACTCGATAATTGTCGCAAGTTTGCGGTGATCGTTACCTTCATAACCCAGGGCCCGGCAAGCTAATATGGCAAGCAGTGGGCGTAAGCGTTTACCACCACTGTTGACAATGTAAAGGCCTAACTGGTTAATTAGGGCAACATCCGATTGAAGTTGTTCACCTATTAAAGCATTAACGCCAAGCATATCGTCTTTGGCTAATGCGTTAATGGACTGCATATCGATCATAGATATCTGTTTATTTACAAAATTTAACGGAAAACAGATGGTACACTATTTATAGCGGAGCGGAAACTCAATCCGCGTTAAGCGGCGCTGCTTTTAAGTTCAAATTAAGGGTTGCGATCGATGGCGGGATTACGTACAATTCGCGCCCTGATTTGAATTTGGATGCCCAATAGGGTTGTGGAGAATAATATGTACGCAGTATTCCAAAGTGGCGGTAAGCAGCACCGTGTGTCTGAAGGCCAAATCGTCCGCCTGGAAAAACTGGAAGCAGCTACCGGTGATGTAGTTGAATTCGACCAGGTTTTGATGGTTTCAGACGGCAGCGATGTAAACATCGGTGCTCCGTTCGTATCCGGTGGTAAAGTGAAAGCGGAAGTGATTGATCACGGTCGTGGCGATAAAGTTAAAATCGTTAAGTTCCGTCGTCGTAAGCATTCTCGCCGTCAACAAGGCCATCGTCAGTGGTTCACGGAAGTGAAAATCACTGGTATCAACAGCTAATTAAGGGGTAACGACATGGCACATAAAAAGGCTGGTGGTTCTACTAAAAACGGTCGCGACTCAGAGAGTAAACGTCTCGGTGTTAAGCGCTTCGGTGGTGAGTCTGTATTAGCAGGCAACATCCTGGTTCGCCAACGTGGTACTAAGTTCCATGCTGGAAGTAACGTTGGCATTGGTAAAGACCACACATTGTTTGCAACCTCAGAGGGCAAAGTGTCTTTTGAAGTGAAGGGCAGCAAAAACCGTAAATATGTGAGTGTTATTACTGATTAATAACGCGAACATAAACTGAAAAGTTTCGGTTCTGAAAGCCCTGCCTTACGGCGGGGCTTTTTCATATGTGCTAGAATTTTGCACAGTATTCGACAAGTGATAAGTAGCAGATTGCGATGAAATTCGTTGATGAAGTAGAAATCCGCGTAGACGCGGGTGACGGTGGTAATGGTTGTATCAGTTTCCGTCGCGAAAAATATATTCCCAAAGGCGGCCCTGACGGCGGCGATGGTGGCGACGGCGGTGACGTTTATCTGCAGGCAGATGAAAACCTGAATACCCTTATCGACTATCGTTTTGAACGTTTTCATAAAGCTGAGCGCGGTAAAAACGGTATGGGTAAAAACTGTACGGGCAGACGTGGTAACGACATAGTGCTGCCAGTTCCTCCAGGTACCCGGGCTACCGATATCGATACAGGCGAAGTTCTTGGCGATTTGACGAAACACGGTCAGCGTTTGATGGTGGCCAAAGGTGGTTTCCATGGTCTGGGTAATACACGTTTCAAAAGCAGTATAAACCGCGCTCCAAGACAAAAAACCGACGGCACTCCTGGTGAGGTACGCCCGCTAAAGCTGGAACTGATGTTGCTGGCTGATGTGGGGTTGCTGGGTATGCCTAATGCCGGTAAATCGACTTTTATTCGTTCGGTTTCCGCTGCACGACCTAAAGTAGCCGACTATCCATTTACGACTCTGATACCAAACCTGGGTGTTGTGCGTCCCGCGCCGCATCAAAGTTTTGTTATTGCCGATATTCCGGGCCTTATTGAAGGCGCGGCTGAAGGCGCAGGACTTGGCATACAATTCCTGAAACACTTAGAGCGTTGTGGCTTATTGTTGCACCTGGTCGATTTAGCACCGTTTGATGAAACCGACCCTGCTGAGCAGGCGCGCATTATCATCAATGAACTGGAAAAATACAGTCCTAAGCTGGCAGAAAAGCCACGCTGGCTGGTCATCAATAAAGTCGACTTGTTACTGGATGAAGAAGTTCAGGAAAAAGTTGATGAACTGGTTAAAGCATTAGATTGGGACGGTCCGGTATTCCAAATTGCTGCGCTGGAAGGGCGAGGCAGTGATGCGCTTTGTCGTGAAGTTATGTCCTATCTGGAAACCTTGCCTGCGCCTGATACAGAAAAGCAGGAAGAGGCTGATCCCGTCGAGTTTATGTGGGACACCTATCACGAAGAAGTTATGGAAGAAGAACTGGACGATGAAGATGACGACGATGATGATGATCACGACGTCGAAGTCATTTATCAGAAGTAGCCTGACGTAAACGTCAGGCTAAGCATTAAGGGTATCGCCGAATGAAAATATCACTCGTGGTGGCTATGGCCGATAACCGGGTTATCGGAAAAGACAACAAAATGCCATGGCACCTGCCGGACGAGCTGCAATATTTCAAAAAAATTACCTTGGGTAAGCCAATTGTTATGGGACGCAGAACTTTCGAATCAATTGGTCGTCCTTTGCCCGGTCGTAAGAATATCGTTCTAAGCCGTCGAACGGATCGTTCGGAAAATCAGGACAGCCCTGTGGTTTGGGTGTCAGGGGTGCAACAGGCAATCGCCGCTGCAGGACCGGTTGATGAGCTGATGGTGATTGGCGGAGGAAAAATTTATGAAAAATTTTTACCCCTCGCAGACCGACTATATGTTACTAAAATAGAACTAAATGTTGAGGGAGATACCTATTTCCCCGATTATCATGAAGTCGGCGACTGGCAAGAGGTAGAGCGGCAAAACTTTGCCGCTGATGAACGTAACACCCATAACTTTAGTACTCTTATTTTCGACAAGGTAAGTTAATAAGAAGTTATAAATTCAGTAACTTACCTGAATTTTAAGCCATTGCAGCAAG belongs to Idiomarina sp. PL1-037 and includes:
- the rplU gene encoding 50S ribosomal protein L21, with amino-acid sequence MYAVFQSGGKQHRVSEGQIVRLEKLEAATGDVVEFDQVLMVSDGSDVNIGAPFVSGGKVKAEVIDHGRGDKVKIVKFRRRKHSRRQQGHRQWFTEVKITGINS
- the mdh gene encoding malate dehydrogenase, which codes for MKVAVLGAAGGIGQALSLLLKTQLPAGSELSLYDVAPVVPGVAVDLSHIPTDVKVTGFGKDDLASALVGSDIVLIPAGVPRKPGMDRSDLFNMNAGIVKNLVQGVADNCPDACVGIITNPVNTTVPIAAEVLKQAGCYDKRKLFGVTTLDVIRSEAFVGELRGLNPENVEVPVIGGHSGTTILPLLSQVEGVEFTEQEIKDLTHRIQNAGTEVVEAKAGGGSATLSMGQAAARFALSLLKGLQGQDTIECTYVEGPGDNAKFFAQPVRLGKNGAEEILSYGKLSEFEQKCMDDMLDGLKGDIQTGIDFAS
- a CDS encoding Dyp-type peroxidase — protein: MDKAQSGVYAEPNLHGLTLFCHVMSDDVESLRRKLARFPAILRDLDARFSEGMLTGFVGIGADYWDILYPHKRPLHLQAFPELSDGDREAPRHPYDLVIQIRCDRFDANYLAGRTLMEWFGYDIEVAEQIRSFRYLDGRDLTGFIDAPDNPRGMRKRKVALVDVQDDADFVDGSYLFVQKFRHDLRRWDYLGPETQEQLMGREKVSGERLSEAKIEGVTHAAKSRLIDSSEQPIPLLRQNMPWGDLREQGLLAMYFSHSPKRVVQWLKNRYYADEQGAYDPLLDYSQAVSSSGFFVPSMRFMEANKEVAEDIVDYEEGSTA
- the cgtA gene encoding Obg family GTPase CgtA; this encodes MKFVDEVEIRVDAGDGGNGCISFRREKYIPKGGPDGGDGGDGGDVYLQADENLNTLIDYRFERFHKAERGKNGMGKNCTGRRGNDIVLPVPPGTRATDIDTGEVLGDLTKHGQRLMVAKGGFHGLGNTRFKSSINRAPRQKTDGTPGEVRPLKLELMLLADVGLLGMPNAGKSTFIRSVSAARPKVADYPFTTLIPNLGVVRPAPHQSFVIADIPGLIEGAAEGAGLGIQFLKHLERCGLLLHLVDLAPFDETDPAEQARIIINELEKYSPKLAEKPRWLVINKVDLLLDEEVQEKVDELVKALDWDGPVFQIAALEGRGSDALCREVMSYLETLPAPDTEKQEEADPVEFMWDTYHEEVMEEELDDEDDDDDDDHDVEVIYQK
- the argR gene encoding transcriptional regulator ArgR; the protein is MVQDTLLEAFKTLLREERYGSQGEIVNALKAEGFDNISQSKVSRMLSKQGAVRTRNAKQEMVYCLPPDLAVPSTRAPLSQLVLDIQHNDVMVIIRTSPGAAQLIARLLDSVGKKEGVLGTIAGDDTIFIAPLKVADIEFTLRKVRELFANQAVLPSS
- the folA gene encoding type 3 dihydrofolate reductase, yielding MKISLVVAMADNRVIGKDNKMPWHLPDELQYFKKITLGKPIVMGRRTFESIGRPLPGRKNIVLSRRTDRSENQDSPVVWVSGVQQAIAAAGPVDELMVIGGGKIYEKFLPLADRLYVTKIELNVEGDTYFPDYHEVGDWQEVERQNFAADERNTHNFSTLIFDKVS
- the rpmA gene encoding 50S ribosomal protein L27; translated protein: MAHKKAGGSTKNGRDSESKRLGVKRFGGESVLAGNILVRQRGTKFHAGSNVGIGKDHTLFATSEGKVSFEVKGSKNRKYVSVITD
- the ispB gene encoding octaprenyl diphosphate synthase, with the protein product MDMQSINALAKDDMLGVNALIGEQLQSDVALINQLGLYIVNSGGKRLRPLLAILACRALGYEGNDHRKLATIIEFIHTATLLHDDVVDESELRRGRKTANAVFGNEASVLVGDFLYTRAFQLMVDLDSLRILRILADATNVISEGEVLQLMNCNDPDTSEASYFNVIYGKTAKLFEAATELAGVLTAQNEKVTQQLADYGRYLGTAFQLVDDLLDYTADSESMGKNAGDDLAEGKPTLPLLYAMWHGNEVEQKLIREAIEQGDGREHLQTVLTAMERTGALQYTRDKALEAAEQARESLSELPDSDYKQALLTLTHLAVDRVA
- a CDS encoding DUF885 domain-containing protein; translation: MRNLILIFGLLGVTACTTTADNQTQRSSTQQQSAAAEFHQLADTIWEELNKSSDTELTDMSPEALEKRYQQRSKWLEQLNAVNLNALSRDDQINHAMIHYTLKNKVDEYRFKAHYMPLTAEGSFHSSLAFMPSYTSFSSAEDYQNYIAKLRSIPRYMEQQTHWLRKAIEEGYTQPAAAMAGFEESILAYIVQDADQSVYFSPFSDQPGFINDQQWKQLKEDALTAIDQQVMPAYDDYFNFMVTEYLPNSRESVGASELPNGDAFYQNRIKHYTTLDMSADEIHEIGLQEVARIRGEMLEVIEETGFDGNFDEFVDFLRTDDQFYPETAEELLEYAAWIAKKMDGELPKLFKTLPRQPYGIAPVPAEIAPKYTTGRYSGSSRDDRAGFYWVNTYALDRRPLYQMEALTLHEAVPGHHLQSAIANELKDLPEYRQQTYISAFGEGWGLYSEYLGLEAGFYEDPYSNFGRLSYEMWRAARLVVDTGMHAKGWSRERAMEFMANNTALSLHNVKTEIDRYITWPAQALSYKLGELTIKRLRAEAEQQLGNKFDIREFHDAVLENGSVPLKVLEQHINNWIAEQK